The Streptomyces sp. NBC_01707 genome includes the window ACGTGACTGCCCGGCTTGCCGAGGCATCCGACTCTGCCGAGGCGACCGTTCCGGCCGACGTCGAGCAGGAGCGCGGGGCACCTCCGGCGACGTACTGCCGCCGCGCGGTACGCGTCCTGGCCGATCAGGCGCTGACCGAGGCGATCACCAGGGCACGCCGTCCGGACCCCAGGGCACTGCTCATCCCGAGGTGGGAGACACCATGACCTCCGAACCTACCCTCAGCGCTGAGTCGCGCGCAGGCCGGACACACCGGTCGAACTGCCGCACTCTGGCCGACCACCTGCGTGGCTGCCTCGGCCGCAAGTCGGTCCGGTTGGGCTGCGAGGACGGCGTCTGCGGCTCCTGCACCGTCGTCCTGGACGGCCGTACTGCCCGCTCGTGCACCATCCTCGCCCCGCAGGCAGAGGGACTCACAGTCCACACTGCAGAGGACACCGGAGACGCGCTGATGCGGCACCTGCGCGAGGTGCTGTGGGCTGAGCACGCCTTCCAGTGCGGATTCTGTGCCGCGGGCTTCCTTATGGAGATTCACGCCCTGCTCAGCGAAAACCTCAACGCGACCGAGGAGGAGATCCGGCGGAGACTGGCGGGCAATCTGTGCCGCTGCACCGGGTACGAGAGCATCGTCCGGGCGACGCTCACCGCCGCACAGACATACGCGCCGGGCCCGGCCTCCGACGGACACCCGGCCGCCGAAGCCACCGCGCTCCAAGACGCTGCCCCGGCGCATCCCGCCACCATTGATCCCCGAGTCGGCACCAGCGCGCTGCGCGAGGAGGACCGTACCGTCCTCAACGGCACAGCACGCTATATCGCCGACCTCGACGTCCCCGGCACCCTGCACGCGCGTTTTGTGCGCAGCACCCGGCCGCATGCCCGGATAACCGGCATCGACACCACCTCCGCCCGCTCCGTCCCCGGCGTCGTCGCCGTGATCACGGCCGCCGACATGCGCGACACCCACCATCCGATCGTCGTGGCCTGCCCACTTGAGGGCTACATGCCTCCGGCCTTCACCCCACTCGCCGCCGACCGGGTGCGCTTCGAGGGGGATCCGGTCGCCCTCGTCGTCGCCGACGACCCCTGTGTGGCCGAGGAAGCCGCCGAGCTCATCGGCATCGAGTACGACGACCTGCCCCCCGTGCTGGACGCCCGCGCTTCCGCCAGCGGCGCGTACCCACCGCTCTTCGCCGACCTGGACGGCAACGTCCTCTACCGCGAGCATCGCACCCATGGAGACGTGGAGCAGGCGTTCTCCCGGGCTACCCGGGTGGTACGGCACCGCTTGAGCCAGGAGCGCGTGCAGAATGCGCCCCTCGAACCCCGCGGCGGCCTCGCCGCCTACGACCCGCGCAGCGGACGGCTGACCTACGACGTGGCGTCCCAGTCTCCGAACTCGCACCGTGCCTTCCTGTCGCAGGTGCTCGGACTGGACCCGGAACAGGTCCGGGTGCGGGTCCCGGCCAACATGGGCGGCTCGTTCGGCATCAAAGGAGGCGTATTTCGCGAGGACGTGGCTGTGTGCTGGGCAAGCATGCGTCTGCGCCGTCCGGTGCGCTGGATTGAGGACCGCCGCGAGCACCTAACTGCGGCCGGACAGGCCCGCGGCGAGGAGATCGACATCGAGGTGGCGCTTGGCCCGGATGGCGGTCTGCTGGCGCTGCGCGCGGACCTCGTCGTCGACCAGGGTGCCTACCCTGTCCCCCCGATAGCCAGCGCCGTCTTCGTCGCCATTGTTCGTTGCCTGATCCCCAACTGCTACCGCGTGCCGGCCTACGAGTTCACCGGCCGCCTGGTCCTCACCAACCGCACCCCGTACGTCGCCTACCGTGGCCCCTGGGAGATGGCCACCTTCGCCGCGGAACGCACCATGGATCTAGTCGCCCGCGCCTTGAACGAGGAGCCCGTCGACTACCGGCTGCGCCACCTGGCTCCGGTCGACGGACCGGACCCGCGCATGATCACCGGTGCCCGCCTGGTCGATGTGCCCGAACTAGGCTGGACCCTGGGCCGCGCCCGGCGTGAGGCGGCCCTGGAGGAGTTCAGGGACCGGCAGGAACGGGCGCGGGCTGAGGGCCGCCTGCTTGGTCTCGGCATCACCTCTCTGCTGGAACCTGCGCCCGGCCCGTGGAGCCTGCACGAGGCAATGGGCGCCCACATGGGGCCGGAACCCGTCCGACTACTGTTCACCCCGGCAGGCCGGCTGGAGGTCAGAACCGGACAGATCCCGCACGGCCAGGGCCACGTCACCACGCTCGCGCAGATCGCCGCGGACACTCTGGGTTTGCCGCTGGACGCCGTCGACGTCATCTTCGGCGACACCGCGGCCGTCCCCTACAGCCTGGCCGGGACCGGAGCCAGCCGCGCCGCTGCCCTCGCGGGTGGGGGAGTGCTGCGTGCCGCGCGCACCCTGCGCCACCGCCTGCTCGCTGCTGCGGCGGCCCGCAGCGGACACCGTGTCGACGAGCTGGACGTTGCCGCCGGACACGTAGTCACGGCCCGCGACGGCCGTACCCTGTGCTCGCTCACTGCTCTGGCCGCCGAGTACGCCGCCACACCGCAGGGACGGACCCGACTGGACGTGTCCCAGGTGTTCGACAGCGAAGAAACCGGTTGGGCAGAAGCCACCCACTGCTGCTGGGTGGAAGTCGACGCGGACCTCGGCACGGTCGCCGTACTCCGCTACCTGATTGTGGCGGACAGCGGACGCATCATCAACCCGGCCGTCGCGGATGGCCAGTTGCGCGGCGGGGTCGTCCAGGGCATCGGCACGGTGCTGCACGAGAGGTCTGGTTACGGCCTCGACGGCAGACAGCTCTCCCGCGACCTCACCGAGTACCTCCTACCCACCTCGCTCAGCGCTCCGGCCATCGACATTCTCCACCTGGAGTCGCAGCGCCCAGGCGACGTTCCCTTCCGCGGACTCGGTGAGGGTGGCGCCGTGCTGGCCCCCGCCGCTGTGGTCGGTGCGGTCGAGGACGCGCTCGCCCATCTGGGCGTCCGTCTCACCGAACGTCACCTGCCGCCCTGGCGGGTGCTGGAGATGCTGGCGGCCCAGCGCATCCCGACAGCTGCACCGGAGTACCGATGAAACTGAGCAAGATTCCGCACGGTGAACAACTGGGCGGCCCCTTCCCTG containing:
- a CDS encoding molybdopterin cofactor-binding domain-containing protein — encoded protein: MTSEPTLSAESRAGRTHRSNCRTLADHLRGCLGRKSVRLGCEDGVCGSCTVVLDGRTARSCTILAPQAEGLTVHTAEDTGDALMRHLREVLWAEHAFQCGFCAAGFLMEIHALLSENLNATEEEIRRRLAGNLCRCTGYESIVRATLTAAQTYAPGPASDGHPAAEATALQDAAPAHPATIDPRVGTSALREEDRTVLNGTARYIADLDVPGTLHARFVRSTRPHARITGIDTTSARSVPGVVAVITAADMRDTHHPIVVACPLEGYMPPAFTPLAADRVRFEGDPVALVVADDPCVAEEAAELIGIEYDDLPPVLDARASASGAYPPLFADLDGNVLYREHRTHGDVEQAFSRATRVVRHRLSQERVQNAPLEPRGGLAAYDPRSGRLTYDVASQSPNSHRAFLSQVLGLDPEQVRVRVPANMGGSFGIKGGVFREDVAVCWASMRLRRPVRWIEDRREHLTAAGQARGEEIDIEVALGPDGGLLALRADLVVDQGAYPVPPIASAVFVAIVRCLIPNCYRVPAYEFTGRLVLTNRTPYVAYRGPWEMATFAAERTMDLVARALNEEPVDYRLRHLAPVDGPDPRMITGARLVDVPELGWTLGRARREAALEEFRDRQERARAEGRLLGLGITSLLEPAPGPWSLHEAMGAHMGPEPVRLLFTPAGRLEVRTGQIPHGQGHVTTLAQIAADTLGLPLDAVDVIFGDTAAVPYSLAGTGASRAAALAGGGVLRAARTLRHRLLAAAAARSGHRVDELDVAAGHVVTARDGRTLCSLTALAAEYAATPQGRTRLDVSQVFDSEETGWAEATHCCWVEVDADLGTVAVLRYLIVADSGRIINPAVADGQLRGGVVQGIGTVLHERSGYGLDGRQLSRDLTEYLLPTSLSAPAIDILHLESQRPGDVPFRGLGEGGAVLAPAAVVGAVEDALAHLGVRLTERHLPPWRVLEMLAAQRIPTAAPEYR